DNA from Rhodothermales bacterium:
GGCTGCGGGGTCGGCGGCAGCTCGCTGCACCTCGCGCGGGCGCTCGGGGCCGAGGTCGTGGGCATCACCCTGAGTCCCGTCCAGGTGGAGAGCGCGAGGGCGCGGGCCCGGGCGGCTGGACTGTCGGACCGGGTTCGTTTCGCCGTGGCCGACGCGATGGCGCCGTCGGGCGAATCGGGCTCGTACGACGCGATCTGGGCGCTCGAGAGCGCCGAGCATTTTCCGGATAAGGCTGGCTGGCTGCGCGTCTGTGCCGATAAACTCCGGCCGGGCGGCCGGTTTGTGGCCGCCACCTGGTGCATCCGCCCGACCCCGCCCGAGCTGAGCCCGGGCGATTGGCAGCTCCTCCGCCGGCTCGGCGAGGCGTACCATCTACCCAATATGATTTCGTTGCCGGCGTACCTGGATCTCCTGCCGGCCTGCGGCTTCACCGAGGTCCGCGGCGAGGACTGGACCGGCGCCGTGGCGCCGTTCTGGGGCGATGTGCTTCGGTCGGCGCTCCGTCCGGCCGGCATCGTGGGGCTGCTGCGCGCCGGCTGGCCGACGATTCGTGGCGCGCTGGCCATGCGCCACATGATGTGGGGCTACCGGCGCGGGCTCATCCGGTTCGGGGTGTTCTGTGGGATAAAAGGCTAACGGTCAACTCGTGCAAGCCACCGCTTCCTTCACGCGCTCCCTCTGGGCCTTTTCGAGGCCCCATACGATCATCGGCACCACGCTGAGCGTGGCGGCGCTGTTTGCGATCGCCTACAGCCTCGGCGGCGAGCCGGCCGGGGGATTCGACGCGCTCGCGTGGGCGCTGGTCAGCTGCCTCGCGGCGAACGTCTACATCGTCGGGTTGAACCAGTTGCTGGACATCGACATCGACCGGATCAACAAGTCCGGCCTGCCGCTGGTGTCCGGGGCGTTGAGCGTACGCGCTGGCCGGGCGATTGTCGCCGGCTGCCTGGTTGCTTCGGTTGTCATCGCCCTCACCCAGGGGCGCTATCTGGCGATCACCGTGTTGTCGAGCCTGGTCATCGGGACGGCGTACTCTGCCCCGCCCATCCGGCTGAAGCGGTTTCACTTCTGGGCGGCCGCGTGCATCTTCACCGTGCGAGGGCTCATCGTCAACGTCTTTCTCTACCTCCATTTCGCGGCCGTACTGAGCGGAGAGCTGGGCGGGGATATCCGCGTCCCCCCCATCGTCTGGCTGCTCACCGCCTTTGTCTTTCTGTTCGGGCTGGTGATCGCCTGGTACAAGGACATCCCGGACATGCAGGGCGATCGCCGCTTCAAGATTGCCACGCTGAGCCTGCGGCTGGGGCCACGAAAGGTGTTTGAGCTCGGCGGCGTCGTGCTGGCGGCCGGCTACATCGGCGTGGCGGCGGTGGGGCTTGTGGGGATCGCCGGCGCGAGCGGCCCGTTCCTCGCCGGCGTCCATCTCCTCTTGTTGGCCCTGGCGCGCGCCAGGGCGCGGAACGTGTCGCCTGAGGAACCCCGCGCCATGACGCGGTATTACTTAGTCCTCTGGGGTCTGTTTTATGCCGAGTACCTGGTCTTCCCCCTGGCAGTATGGCTTCGGTAGGAGGATGGAATGTACGGGTGCCGGCGACGTCTATGCAGAATGCTATGACCGTGGGGTGAATGGCTTGCGCCGGCGCAGGCTACCGTTCATATTTGAGCCGGGAAGTACCCTTTTGGAGTTTCGACCTTCACCTTTAGCCGAGGCCTATGCGTCCGCTCGTGATCGGTCTGATCCTGCTCGTACTCGCCCTCACCGGGCGACCGGGGCCGGCGTACGCCCAGGACGCGGCCTACGAGGCGTTGCAGACCGGCGACTACGCGGCGGCGCAGCGGGCGTACGAAGCGAGCCTGGAAGAGGCCGGCGGGCGCGGATCGAAGGCTGCCTTGTATCTGGGGGAGATTTACCGGGCGAAGGGCGCCTACGAATCAGGACTGCAGGCGATAGACGGACACCTGCGCCGCGCGCCGGACGACGCCTTTCTGCTCCACGCCCGCGGCCGGCTGCTCGAGGCGATGGGCCGGCTCGATGAAGCCGGCGCCGCCTACCGCGCTTCCGCCGAAAAGGATATCTCCAACCTCCGCAATGTGCTCGCCCTGGCGCTGGTGTTCGAGCGTCAGGGACAGCTGAGCCAGGCCGGCGACCTCTACTCGGCCATCTTTCGGCGCTACAAGAACAACGAGCTGACGACGGCCGACGACCTCGGCGCGGCGGCGTTGGCTGGCGCGCGGCTCGGGGAGTTCCGCGATGCCAACGAAGCCTTCCGTCTGGCCTACCGGCTTGAGCCGGGCCATGTCGAGAATCTCTACTGGTGGGCCGAGCTCTTCCGCGAGAAATATAACGACGCCGACGCCCAACGTACGTACCAGGAAGCCATCGCCCGAAATCCGAACTACGCCCCGCTTTATACCGGCATGGCGAAGTCGGTCAACGGCTTTGAAGCCAAAGAGCAGCTGGCCCGCCAGGCCCTGGGCGCCAACCCGAACAGTGTCGAGGCCCATAGCATCCTCGCTGGTCTGGCCATTCTAGACGGCCTGTTCGCCGAGGCCGAGGTGTCAGCGCTCCGCGCGCTGGACACCGATCCTTCGTCAATCGAAGCCCTGGGCCACCTCGCCTCCTCCTATTACCTACAGGGCGACACCGCGCGGTATGCCGATGTGGAGCGCCGCGCCCTGGGCATCAACCCGCGGGCCAGCGAGTTCTACCTCACCCTTGCCCACAACTGCGAGATGAAGTTTCGGTACCCGGACGCCGTCGACTTCGGGCTGGAAGCCGTCCAGGTGGACCGGCGGAACCCGAAAGCGTACGCCCAGCTGGGCACCAGCCTCCTCCGCCTCGGGCGCGCGCAGGAGGCTCGGCGGTATCTCGATTTTAGCTTCGAGCAGGATCCCTTCAACGTCTTTGTGGGCAACACGCTGGAGTTGCTGGATGAGTACGAGGACTTCGCCCTGCTCGACAGCGAGCACTTTCGCCTGTTGATTCATTCGACCGAGCGAGACGTACTCGGCCCGGCCGTGCTCGAGCTGGCCGAACGGGCGTATACCGAACTCGGGCAGCGCTACCCGTACCGGCCGGCGGAGAAGATCTTCCTCGAAGCCTACAACGACCCGGACGACTTCGCGGTCCGCGTGGCCGGCGTGCCCCACATCGGGCTGCTGGGTGTCAGCTTCGGCGACGTGCTGGCCATCAACACCCCGAAGGGCCAGCCGGCGGGGAGTTACAATTGGGCGCGGACGCTCTGGCACGAGATGGTGCACACGATGTCGATCGGCCTGGCCAACTACCGGCTCCCGCGCTGGTTCGCCGAAGGCCTCGCCGTCTACGAAGAAGGCCTTGGCCGGCCCGAGTGGGGGCGCGAGATGGAGCTGGAGCTGCTTCTCGCGTTCGACCAGGATAAATTGCTTCCGCTCGCCACGATCGATCGAGGATTTACCCGACCTTCATTTGAAGGACAAATTCTACTCAGCTACTACCACGCGTCCGAAGTCATCGCTACCATTGTCGACCAGCACGGGTTCGACGCGGTGGTCGGCATTCTCGAAGGTTTCGCCCGCGGCGAGAGCACCGCCGAGGCCGTGCAGCGTACGACCGGGCAGACCCTCGAGCAGGTTGACGCCGCCCTCCGCGCCCGGCTGACCCAGCGCCGCACGGAACTGGCCGGCGTGCTGGCCGGCTGGCCCAATCCGTTCGTAAAGGAAAAGCCCCCCTCGCTGATCGAGCGGATGACTGGCGGGACGGAAAACGCCCTGATCACGACACTGCGGGAAGGATTCCGGTTGCTTGAGGCGGACGACTTCGCCGGCGCCGAGCGATCCTTCCGCGAAGCCCTCACGATCTACCCCTCCTTCATCGAATCGGGCAACGCCTACACGGGGCTCGCCGCCGTGTATAGGGAGACCGGCGACCGTGCCCGGCGCATCGAGATTCTCGATGCGTACCTGGAGCTTTCCGAACATGGCGCCGCCGAAGCGCGTGAACTGGCCGAGTTGTACCGCGAAGACGGTCGAACCGCCGAGGCCGTTACGCTGCTGGCCCGTAGCCTCGACGTCGATCCGTACGACCGCGACGTGTTGGGCCGGCTCGCGGAAGGCTATCTGGAGGTGGGGCAGACGGCCGGCGCCGTCCGCGCGCGCCGGGCCATCCTGGGCCTCAACCCGGTCGACCGCTCGGAGGCGTACTACCTGTTCGCGCTCAGCCTCCTTGCGGACGGCCAGCAGAGCCAGGCTCGTCGGGCGGTGCTGCAAGCGCTCGAACTCGCGCCCGGTTACCGCGACGCCCAGAAACTGCTGCTCCGTCTTGTCGATGAACCGGCCGGCGAATGATCCCTGTAGACTGTTGATTCAACGCTTGTAGCGCATGCTTTTTCGAATCTGCCTGCTCCTCGCCCTGATCCCGGCCGCTGCGCTGCTGCCGGTGCCACGGCATGCCGTGGCGCAGAGCGACGAGGGCTTTCGTTTCGTGCGCATCCAGTACGGAGAGCCCGAGAACGAAGGCCGCCGTTTCCGACGCGGCGGCGCCCAGTGGGCGCACGACTACCCGACGGCCGAACTCAACCTCCACATGGCGCTCGAACGAACGACGGGCATCCGGGTCGCCGGCGAACCCCTCCTCCTCACACTGGGCGACGACCGCATTTTCGAATACCCCTTCATCTACCTCTGCGAGCCCGGCTACTGGACGATAGAGGACGACGAGGTCGAGAACCTGCGCGAATACCTCGACCGCGGCGGCTTTATCATGTTCGACGACTTCGGATCCGAAATCGAGCTCATGCAGCTCATGATGCAGATGGAACGCGTCTACCCGGACCGCGAGCCGCAGGAGATCCCCAACGACCACCCGATCTGGAGCATCTTTTTTGAGGTCGACCCCGTCGCCGCGCCCGCCCTCGTCGGTGGACGAGGCTACTTCACCGACACCGACGATCGGTACCTCGCCTACTTCGACGACAACGGCCGGATGGTTGCCCTCGCGTGTTTTAATCAGGACCTGGGCGACGGCTGGGAATGGCCCGAACGCAGCCTCGCCAATGCCTCGACGATCAGCTTTCAGATGGGCATCAACTTCATCGTCTATGCGATGACGCATTGAGGCAAGGCAAAAGGGAAATGGAAAAGGTAAAATCTGGAAGCGTGGATTGAAATGACCGTGTGCGGAGTACGCATTTGACCCCGGCCGAAAGCCGAAAATGACCGCGTGCGCAGCACGCTCATGAACCTCTATGAATGAAACCAACGACACGAATGGCTCCCCGGTGCACAGCGCATCGGAGCAAGAAGTACTCGATCGGCTGCGTTCCGGCAAGGAGCGGGTATTGAGTCAGTTACGGCGGCGGATCGTCGGGCAGGACGAGGTGATCGAGCGGGTGCTGATCGCGTTGTTCGCCGGCGGGCACTGCCTCATCACCGGTGTGCCGGGCCTGGCGAAGACCCTGCTCATCAAGTCGCTCGGGGAAATCCTCGACCTGACGTACAAACGCATCCAGTTTACGCCGGACCTCATGCCGGCGGACATCACCGGGATCGATATCATCGAGGAAGACCGGGCGACGGGCAAGCGCGAGATCAAGTTCATCCGCGGGCCCATCTTCGCGAATGTCATCCTGGCCGACGAAATCAACCGCACGCCGCCCAAGACACAGGCCGCGCTGCTGGAGGCGATGCAGGAGTACCAGGTGACCGCCGGCGGTGAACTCATGCCGCTCGAACGGCCGTT
Protein-coding regions in this window:
- a CDS encoding methyltransferase domain-containing protein, whose translation is GCGVGGSSLHLARALGAEVVGITLSPVQVESARARARAAGLSDRVRFAVADAMAPSGESGSYDAIWALESAEHFPDKAGWLRVCADKLRPGGRFVAATWCIRPTPPELSPGDWQLLRRLGEAYHLPNMISLPAYLDLLPACGFTEVRGEDWTGAVAPFWGDVLRSALRPAGIVGLLRAGWPTIRGALAMRHMMWGYRRGLIRFGVFCGIKG
- a CDS encoding homogentisate phytyltransferase, with the translated sequence MQATASFTRSLWAFSRPHTIIGTTLSVAALFAIAYSLGGEPAGGFDALAWALVSCLAANVYIVGLNQLLDIDIDRINKSGLPLVSGALSVRAGRAIVAGCLVASVVIALTQGRYLAITVLSSLVIGTAYSAPPIRLKRFHFWAAACIFTVRGLIVNVFLYLHFAAVLSGELGGDIRVPPIVWLLTAFVFLFGLVIAWYKDIPDMQGDRRFKIATLSLRLGPRKVFELGGVVLAAGYIGVAAVGLVGIAGASGPFLAGVHLLLLALARARARNVSPEEPRAMTRYYLVLWGLFYAEYLVFPLAVWLR
- a CDS encoding tetratricopeptide repeat protein, with product MRPLVIGLILLVLALTGRPGPAYAQDAAYEALQTGDYAAAQRAYEASLEEAGGRGSKAALYLGEIYRAKGAYESGLQAIDGHLRRAPDDAFLLHARGRLLEAMGRLDEAGAAYRASAEKDISNLRNVLALALVFERQGQLSQAGDLYSAIFRRYKNNELTTADDLGAAALAGARLGEFRDANEAFRLAYRLEPGHVENLYWWAELFREKYNDADAQRTYQEAIARNPNYAPLYTGMAKSVNGFEAKEQLARQALGANPNSVEAHSILAGLAILDGLFAEAEVSALRALDTDPSSIEALGHLASSYYLQGDTARYADVERRALGINPRASEFYLTLAHNCEMKFRYPDAVDFGLEAVQVDRRNPKAYAQLGTSLLRLGRAQEARRYLDFSFEQDPFNVFVGNTLELLDEYEDFALLDSEHFRLLIHSTERDVLGPAVLELAERAYTELGQRYPYRPAEKIFLEAYNDPDDFAVRVAGVPHIGLLGVSFGDVLAINTPKGQPAGSYNWARTLWHEMVHTMSIGLANYRLPRWFAEGLAVYEEGLGRPEWGREMELELLLAFDQDKLLPLATIDRGFTRPSFEGQILLSYYHASEVIATIVDQHGFDAVVGILEGFARGESTAEAVQRTTGQTLEQVDAALRARLTQRRTELAGVLAGWPNPFVKEKPPSLIERMTGGTENALITTLREGFRLLEADDFAGAERSFREALTIYPSFIESGNAYTGLAAVYRETGDRARRIEILDAYLELSEHGAAEARELAELYREDGRTAEAVTLLARSLDVDPYDRDVLGRLAEGYLEVGQTAGAVRARRAILGLNPVDRSEAYYLFALSLLADGQQSQARRAVLQALELAPGYRDAQKLLLRLVDEPAGE
- a CDS encoding DUF4159 domain-containing protein: MLFRICLLLALIPAAALLPVPRHAVAQSDEGFRFVRIQYGEPENEGRRFRRGGAQWAHDYPTAELNLHMALERTTGIRVAGEPLLLTLGDDRIFEYPFIYLCEPGYWTIEDDEVENLREYLDRGGFIMFDDFGSEIELMQLMMQMERVYPDREPQEIPNDHPIWSIFFEVDPVAAPALVGGRGYFTDTDDRYLAYFDDNGRMVALACFNQDLGDGWEWPERSLANASTISFQMGINFIVYAMTH